The sequence TGCCGGAGGCATCGGACACACAGAGGAGCCGTCgctgaaacacagacactaCAGGAGCAAGGGTGAAAATGGATAAACATTCTGTCAGTTTACCTCAAATTCAGAGTTTGTGGTGAAGAAGCTGGTACAACTGTTTCATTCACTACTCACAGACACTTCCTCTCCTTCCAGGAGCTCCTCCACCACCACGGTTTCCCCTGCAGCTCCAAATGCTCTGTCCTGCAATGCAGAGTGTTACAAAGACACATTTCTTCGTACGATTGACCATGTGGAAACTGCTGACAATAGAAAATATCTGGTACAACCTCTCTGAGCTTGAAGTGCAGCCTtaaacacacatagacacaaatgGTGTTTAAAAGCTCCTGTGGATTTTACTTTAGAGAAGATGCTGACAAGATGAACACACAGgctttatatttaaattaaataacagTTTACATGATGGCTCGACACTTTGCTGGCATTCAAATGGCCagaactaatttttttttttttttttacatacctTCATGATGTCCATCACGGCCTGACAGGCCTCGTCCCGGTCTCTTGCCACAATGACTCCCTTCCCTGCTGCCAGGCCGCTAGCTTTCACTACCAGGGCAGGAAAGTCAGCCCTGGAGACCCCAAACAATCGAACCAAAAACAttcagcacagaaaacacatcagcaacCCACCGTGCCTCGCCGATATGAAGCGCAAACATTCTTCTGTGGACAATTTAACATTTGAGAGCACACTGTTGTTTGGGAAAGGGTTCCGGATCCGGATGGATGATGGGTGTCAGAATACGGCAGCTGCCGTTCTGTGGTTTGTGCAACTAAAATtaagtgtttattttctttctccagaGAAGCTGTTTATGTTTGATCAGTGTGTGTAGATCCTGGACGATGCCAACTGATGAGGATATAGAGaggtgtctgtatgtgtctgtttcttATCCATCATAAACCCATGTTTTTAATCATAAAATATACTTGGGCCATGTGActtgtgcacaaaaacactCTTTCCCAGACACGCGCTTTGCGTCCCTTTACTATACTGACGTGCGGATGTAGTCGCAGGCCTTCTGGGGGTCGGTGAAGGAGCCGTATCGGGCCGTAGGGATGCCGTGACGCTCCATGAAAGCCTTGGAAAAGCTCTTGCTGGCCTCCAGCTGAGCCGCCTTCGCAGTAGGACCAAAACACGGCACTCCTGCCGCTGTCAGGTCATCTACAATACCTGATGGAGACATTAAAGTAAAAGTCAGTGACACTAAATAAGATCCAGTTGGGACAAAGTGTGTTACAATCAGCGCTGGTCATTTACCTGCTGCCAGTGGAACCTCAGGTCCAATCACAACAAGCCCCACGTGATGATCCTTACAGAACTGAGCCAAGATGGTGTGGTTACTTATCGATACCTCTGCATGGGAAACAAATTGATCAAAAAAACCTGTTCATTGTTCTATAAATGATTCAGTATTGTGTAGATTCTAAGTCCACAGTGACACGGACAAGCTGAAGTTTTATATTTCCTGTAGTCTCCTTCAAAACTTCACTAAACAGCCGTGGTGCTTGTAGTTACCGGAGTTGCTGATCTTCCCGCAGTTGGCCGTGCCGGCGTTACCCGGGGCTACCAGCACCTGCTGGACCTGTGGAGACTGGGCCATCTTCCAGGCCAGTGCGTGCTCCCTTCCGCCGCTCCCGACCACAAGCACGCGCTCTGCCATGGTACCTGAGCAAAATAACAGATGTCAGAGTGTAGTATTAGACTCATACTGTTCACACCATCATGGCTTTGCTACAGAACACCGACCGCTGCTCGTCTGCCTGACGTTCTCAAAATAACCTTTTAAATTGCATGTAAAGGCTGACCTATAACGGTGCCGTGATGGAGTGCTGACCTTTCCTGAGGCCTGTAGTCTCATACTATCTTGTAACACGAGACTAACAAGTATCCAATCAActagaacaaaaacacaagtcaagAATTAAATGGCATGGACGTATCACCAGCTCATTTGCATAGAAAAACAAAGCCATTTTCAGTCTGATATATACTGTGACCTCCGTTTGACAGCGCAGTTATTTcccagtgtctctctctctctctctctctgtgcctttcATTGAAGAACAGACTCTACATCtcacttttgtttctgtaacaaTCACTTCTGCAAACATCTGTAACATTTCTGATGTCACTGTCCCCCATCACATCAATTAGTGTTGATATCATCTCATCACTGAACTGACAACCCAAATGTTTAAGAGCCAAACCACATAGGGTTGGACAATGTGGCCAAACTATTCACGCTCtatttttaatgtgaagaaCAACTCACGGCCTGGATTCTTCTCCGTCTAATATAAACTAATATGATATGAcaacaaatttctttttttaaacctaaAAACTATTCCCCAGTAACTGAGGCCATATGAAAGAAAAGCATCCTGCCCTGCTTCTACATTACAAACATACAGACTAACACTAGGGGGCGCTGCATTATTAAACTTGTATTAAATCCATTTGACATATTGTACAGCCCTAACTCGACCCCAAAATCCTTTTGAAGAAAAGCAATTCCAAGCGTTAGTGCTAAAAGTGGACAGAAGGGGTGAACAGAAACTAACTGATCTGTACTGGGACCCTGCAGTGTCAACAAAACCGGGTCATAGGTCAAACATCCCACTGTACACTCCAATACCGACCGATGACGTGAACTCTTGACGATTGTGCAACTGCATTGTTTACTATAGTTCATGCCTGCATGTGTCAATACATTGGCTCCAAGCTGCCTTGAACACACAAGATAATGCAGAAAGTGGCCCCACAGTCCACGATCACTCCAATCACTTGTCTGATTGAAGTCACTCCACTCGCATGACTCCCAGCACGAGACAAATCACACGCATGAACCCAACAATGACCCTTTTATGTCACAGCCCCATGAAGAAAGCATCGCTTCATGCACTGCAGCATTTAGactttttattcttatttattcttattataCACTTATTAATGTCTGTGCTGCACTCTGCTCCGAATGACACACACGGTTACTGACTCGATGCCTAGAAACTGGATCGTGATATTTCACTTTATACATCGCATCAACATACGTGCAGGTTCTTCTGTCTCATTTCTGGTGCTGTTTCTACCGACACAGCCAAGCTGCAGTAGTTAGACCACTCACCTGTTTGTGTGTCGCAGGAAATAGTCGGATCCCAGTCAGTAGCGTCTCCCAAGATCCCAGCCTGTGGACTGACCGTGGAGAGAAAGTTTGTTACCACACCACATCTCGATCTgtgcaccaaacacacacacgcacacgcacacgcacgcaccaCGTGGATCCTATATATCACGCTGAGCTACGTAGCCACGTAAAGTTCTCTCACCGCACTAAAGCGCACCAAGACGTTTTTCTTCATGTATCTACCTCTCTTACCTTTCCACGCTGCTCCAACCACTTTTTGGAGCAACTCGGGGATTTTTCAACTTCCTCGGGGTGTAACCATCAAGTGCATCACGGGAAGTGTAGTAGAGTTTCTTATTCATAGGTTTAGGTACCTGGAGATCCTACACGTTaacatcaataaatcaataaagttttgtcacttttaacaaatagtttttaataaaagGTTCTTCTTCTTGACTCTGTGTGTCCCGGTCCAGTCCCGGTCCAGAAGAGGTTCTTCTAACTCTGacctctgtgctgcaggacCAGTGATGCGCGTTAATCGCTTGGATGCTGCTCGCTGCGTGCCCAGTAGAGGGAGCCAAAACATAGgacattatcatcatcatcatcgttaACATGTCAGTGGAAGTTAGGCTGCTTTGGACTTTCTGTCCTAGACCCCCCTCTGAGTTCCTGGAGAAAATCCAGTTCTTTATTTTGAGGGAGTTAGCAAAATGATGACTGAGACCCCTGAAAGTCGTACAGTAGTTTTTCTTGTCCACATTTTAGTGTAATTTTGActaaataaagcaataaaagaaTAATTTGACGAATATGTGCTcagataaataaagaaatagataaataaattcTCTAATGCCTGTTACTCTCTCCTTTCTATGCCTGTATGGGATGTGAGTCACAACTGACGGAAACATGAGAACCAGGGCCTGAAAACagttttcacctgttttttaAACCCTTAACTCATAACCTAAAATCCACACAGTTTAACTACAATAAGAATGCATGACCTGCAGGCTCCGTCGGCTGCCTCTGCCGCGTCGGAGGCCCCAGATGTTGCACATCTTGTTTACACCGGGGGCCGGGACTATGTTTGACCTAGTTGCTGAAAAGCCCAGGAGGCAAAGTAGAAAGCAAGCCGCACAGACAGGCGTGAGGAAAGAATAAACATATGTTGACATTTGTTGGTTTGGTGTCAAAAACAACTGTCACAAAGTATCCCAGAAGACAACAAGGTGAGGACAGTTTCTTTGAACTGAAGATGTTTTATTCGTTTTTATTTTCCCCTTGCAATGGTAGAGGAATGACTTCACATCACTTTGTGATATACATACTGTTTCAACAATTACGAATGGCATGGAAAACCTTCCAAAAACTCTGGTCAGCTCTGAAGAACATGAAATGGTACCAGGAACATGtgacttttttaaaatcctttttccTCCAAATCATTACATATTCAGGTTTTTGCTGCTGCACAGTGGAAACATGTTAAGGAGCTCAGCTGCTTCAGCAATAGTTAGCTGAGCATACGTGGCCTTTCCTCCCAGAAATAACCTACTTCTGTCCCTCTGGCAAACACCGACTGTAGTTCTCGGCTCTTTGGCAGTCGTTTGAGGTACGGCAGCGTTTGTTACAGAGAGCTGGGGATCAGAGTCGTGATCCAAAGCAGTGATCCGTTTATCCTCATAGCTTTAATGTCCAGCACATAACAGGCAACAAGGCAGCTACTGTTGCTGGCTGTTCGAGTCTCGAGCCGCGTCCTCGTTCCGCGGTAAACTGAGCAGCTCCTGGATCCTCTGCATGTCCTTAGCTGTTTCCTCTGCCTGACAGCTGACGTTCAGATCGCCGATCAACTCGTCCGTCAGCTGGAGACGGGCGGTCCTTGTGATGCGAGATCAGGAGAGAAACAGTTCAACGAAAGAATGTTGGAATAACAGGCAACTTCAGGTATTTTTTTCAGATGCTCGGAGAATTATCCTCAGAAGTTTGGAAGAATTTCATCGTATTCTTTTCACTTACCATGCTGCCAGTCGAAGCTCATAAAGTTCCCTTCgttgtctcctcctcctctcttggATAGTTTCTCCTGCCAGGGACTGCATGCTGACGATCAAAGCACCAGTGGGAATcctgcacacaaatacaaaaacagtgtttgtgctgcattCAACGCCATAAAACATCAGTCACAGCAGCTACTTGAACTGCATGAAGCCTTCAAGTCACCAGTCACTTATAGCACTCTAACACATTCAGCTGGCTAGAACAAGCCCATGTCCCACCTTTCAGCCACACCGCAGCTGCGTGCCCAGATACGGGGGTGATACTACAGTGAGATCTAGAGCGTGATGTGCTTTCAGATTAGCTGCCTGCTTTCATTTCACCCCTTTCTGCCCTGAAGGCACCTGGCAGAGCCTGGGCCAGGGCCGTTTGTGCACATCAAATGCTCCAGGTGGCACGATGGTGAAGCAGACAGTGAGAGGGagaccaggaggaggaggaggcagtgCTAGTGTGGAGCCAACACAGAGCTCATCGTCACAGAAGTAATCCAAACCAGCCCCTCTGGTCTGTCCCGCTATCAAACACCTCACACTCTGTCTCCATTAAACAACCACATTCGAATCTGCCCTGGGCCCTGTGTACTCAGCTCAAAGAGGCCAGAGTGGGACAGAGGCAGTGGAGAGGGTTGAGGATGGAGTGTCGCACAAGTCCGGATCAGACTGGACACTGGAAAAACAGACACGGTATGGATGGAGAGGGGCAGCTGCTGCCTTGGCCTGCCTCCTTGCTCTAGTACCCAAAACATGGCCCTCTGTGGCGCACATGAGTCCCTCTGGCACTGTGAGGGGTGCAGCTGGGTGACAGAGGGTTGCTGGGAGGGGCGCAGCTGGCTGCCAGAGTTCTCGCCGTTCTCAAGTGTACAGGCATAAACATGCACGCGCGCACAAGCACTAGAGAACCTGgatgttaaataaatgaaaactaatgCGTGGCAGCTCCTGACAATGTCACTCGGTCCAGTACTGAAGACCGTCATGCTTCTGTTAAATCAGTGAAGGAGCTGGACCGGTGATCAGTGTGACTGCAAACACAAGCCCTCCTTACCCCAGTGCGGCTCCGATGATCGACCCTGCCACTAGTCCTCCCAGGCCCAGGTTCAGTCTGAAAAGGCCTCCAGTGAcagctgacagacacacacacacaccaatcaaACAATTTGTCATCAGGTTAAACGGTGATTAAACATTACACAGTCTACTGCTACTCAGTGTATCAGCACATTTGCTAGAGGGAATTTCTGGAGTAAACTGTTTTATACTGTTTTGTGTCATTCTATCAGAACACCGTGGAGAGACAACAGCACatgacagggagagagaaggtaTTACATGATTATATGTACTCATAGTGATTGTTCCTGGGTTACACACAAAGGTTTAAAACAAAGCCTGTTAAAGCTGCATGTGACTCACCTCCAGCTGCAGCATAATGACTGAGGGCATACTTGTCTCGATACACTGACAGGCCTGTGCTGACAGAACTACAGAGGTGGAAGAACAGACGCAGAAACCAACAGATTCAATTAGGACAGTCACTGAATACGATCATCATTAAATACTGTCTGGAACTTAAACAACGTTCCCCTGATCCAGCATCGTTTTGTCTATTTTGCTTACTTGAACAAGGTGACAAATGCGGCCACTCTCCAGCTCCATCTCCATCCATACCTCACAAATCCCCGAATAGCTGCGTTATGGGCCAAGCGCTGATTTagacagaaaacatacacagtACCGTCAGGATGCTACTGCATATTACCATTATTTTTCACAGATGGACAAATCACAGCATTATTTCACTAGTATATTATCCAAAATTTAAGGCCAAGATCTGGTTGTTGTGAAAAGGACAGATATTCAATACAGGCAAATAGATTTTATTTACCACTGCTTCCACCCGAGTAGAATAGATTTCCGCCTGGCTGACTTGGATGTACCTCTGCCGGGCGTGGCGTGCTCCTGGCACGCCCCCATAGATCAAGCCTGCCAGTGCAGCCACTGTGCCGCTCTTTATCACGTTGGTCACCTCCTCCGGGTACTTCTGTGTCACACTACAGGAAGACAAGAGTGACAGAGCATGTTTTCCTTTGAGAAACCAGTCCATGCCTCCTGCTCCCAGTATTTAGCCACAATtaactgtgcacacacacacataagattAGTGTCCGCGGATTATCTGACCTATgacataaaaccaaaaaaacaaataaaaggatGGTTAGAATAGGCATAATTATAAACTTCTAAGATCTTGTTATTAACCCGGTGTTTATCACACACTTATTTTGAATGGAAATATACAGCCaaggacaaaaatgaaaaaaaaaaaccactaaCTCTCTATTAAAGAGGTCCTTGATGCGGCCCCAACCCGTGTCAGGGAATTCTGGCTTGCCCATGTTGATCGACATGGTGCTGGGTGAAGGAGTGGgactggtggaggaggagggcatGTGTGCAGGCTGGGCAGAAGCCGCATCAGCTGCGTGGACCCTGGGGAGCAGGACGCATAAGGAGGGAGGCCTGGCAGCCTGGATGAAGCTCTGCAGGGGGCCGGTGCTCGATGTGCCCTGGAGTCTTGAATCTGCCTGCTGTGTCTGCAGGGCAAAGCCTGTCGGGGACTGTTCTGGACGCATCACACTTCAGCTGGCCTCACActacagcagacacacactgcattatAGTGGGCCACATATAAAATAGTGAGACGTAAACCAAAGCTTTTTCACTGAGggccacaaacagaaaaatacacacagggcTGGGCCCCCACTGGACGGGGGGATGTGTTAGTAAAATCAATCAAACGTAGGTAAATTACGCTTCATAATTCAATATGcttaatgtaaaaacatgtattGTATTTCAAAAAAAATGGCGGCTGTTTGGGCCATATTTCATCATAATTTTTAGAATTTGCTGCGGgccaatgaaaaaaaaagcgGACAACGGGCCGCAGGTGGCCCGGGGGCCGTAGTATGGACAACCCTTACGTAAACAGTCACGTCTGTCCGACAAGGtgagcattagcattagcatggtGTACGAGATGCTGCCGGCACAGTGTCCTCTACTATAACGTACAAAGTTAATACATGTCggaagaaaataataaacaaataaactacAATGTCATTATTTTCACCTGATTCCCTCACCCTGACGCCGcctgctcttcttcttcactgtgcAAAGTCACGACACCACGTCGCCTGCCATATTACGTCAGTGACGCCAGAACTGTGGTCAGCAGAGCTTGTTCTTCTTTTTGTGTTCAATTTGATGAAAAGGTGCTTTACCGCCATCTACCGGACTGGAGTGTAGTCCTTTATTTTCTACCTTACCTGTATGACCAGAGAGGAACAACTGCTGCTCATTTCTATACATGCAACTAGAGCTTATTGCACAAAGCTACAGAACTATGCACATGTGTATGTATAAAAGCAGTAAAAGAAGACCCTGGGATGTTTCAAGAACAGTTTATTAAAATTCAACAGAAACATTGGCTGCAACCTGAAGGCCACACTGACCAGGCACAAGATCACCGTTTATTGGTCTAATAACCATATCCACATATCCTAGTCTGACCAGAGCTCCTCACAAAGAGTGTAAAAAATATAACTACACATGTACTTCAGCAACAGTTGGCTTGTTCACAGCGTCATGACAACACTGCAACACTATCCTCTATCAACTATACATCCTGTCACACTTTGATTCTTCTCTAAACGTCAAAACGACATGCTTATAGTTGGCACTTTGTGTGGAATCTAATATTGTTAGTCATTCTTTTGTACTTGTAAGGtattaaaaacagttttagaaTCCATCAAAATGCAGACACAGTCATTATTCAGAGCAACAATCACTGTACGTCAGTTTATGGACGTTGTGTTTGCTGGAGTTCCTCCAGTCATCCAGCTGAGGGCAGTGTAGCTCAACTGATGTAATCTTGTGTCAGCTTTGTGTTCAGCTCAGAAACATACAATTCAATCTACCTGAACCAAAATAACATTAACGTTACAAGATGTTGGAAATGATAAAAGTCTCTCTGCTGCATATTAAAGAGGAATTCCAGCAAACTAGCAtcacttccacacacacaagctgctgaccaagtttgtgttttattgactAATTTTAATGAGTAGACTGACCTTTGAGTGCTAAATCTGTGGAATGCCCCTTTAATAAGTTTAATATCACACCACACTTTGGTGATGCTATGCTGGTGAGTATAGACAGCAggtataaaacatttattattttagtatCTAATAGCTGCGTTGTTCTTGGCTGTAGATTTGGCATACAGTTCCCATAGTGGCACCTCAACATAAAGCGACATCCACTGTCACTGTACGACAACATGACTATAGGATCCTAAGTTGTGTAACCGGTGAAGGACATGAGGTCCAGCTATGTTCTATGTTACACTAAAACCCTGGATTCACTATCAGGATAAAGTTTGACACTATCTTTACTAAACAAAACAGTGGATATGTAAGGTTGCTCATGAGGAAATCATTTGTTGCACCTTACTTTCATTACCTACAGAGTCCCTTCACTACAGCTGCCCTGGTCCTGCATGGTGGCTCTGTCATAGCTCTGTCTTGCTGGATTTGTGAACAATCTGGTTATAATCGTTCCTTCTTTGGGGTTTGTAGGTGAGGAGTTGGCTGAACTCAGTCAGGAGTCGCTCCCAGTAACAGGAAACATCGTCCATTCGCAGTTGGTCCAGGATGAACTGTCTCCCCCTGTCAACAGGGAGAGAAAAGCAAAGTCACATGCTGGGATTTAGTGTCTCACACATGGGACCCATCACGGTTCAATCGTAAAATATGACCCATTACCGTGTGGCAATTTCCTGAGCGATGGCATCGTTGTCTTTGACAAACTGAAGAAGTTCCCTGAGGACACACAGAACATGCAAAAGCACATTGACAGTTACTGTACAAACAAAGGCAGTTCACCACACCTGTGTATTAACAACTGTAATGAAAAAGCAAAATCGTGGGAGAGGACAAAGGGCAACTCTAGAATCTAGCTGATGTGATGTGTGGACATCacatcagcacaaacaaaatgagagCTCGACACACAAAACTCATGAAAATCTGAGTTCAAACATTTGGAGCAGGAAGACAAAGTGTCATCACGACTGAAGAGGAAGCATCTGACCCCAGCAGAGTTACCTGACATCGGACAGATCCTGCCGGACGGGGATGTAGTGGACCCAGGGCTTGAGCTGAGGGTAGAAAAACTCCTGCCATTCCTC is a genomic window of Mastacembelus armatus chromosome 2, fMasArm1.2, whole genome shotgun sequence containing:
- the timmdc1 gene encoding complex I assembly factor TIMMDC1, mitochondrial codes for the protein MRPEQSPTGFALQTQQADSRLQGTSSTGPLQSFIQAARPPSLCVLLPRVHAADAASAQPAHMPSSSTSPTPSPSTMSINMGKPEFPDTGWGRIKDLFNRDVTQKYPEEVTNVIKSGTVAALAGLIYGGVPGARHARQRYIQVSQAEIYSTRVEAVRLAHNAAIRGFVRYGWRWSWRVAAFVTLFNSVSTGLSVYRDKYALSHYAAAGAVTGGLFRLNLGLGGLVAGSIIGAALGIPTGALIVSMQSLAGETIQERRRRQRRELYELRLAAWTARLQLTDELIGDLNVSCQAEETAKDMQRIQELLSLPRNEDAARDSNSQQQ